GTCGAAGGGCTGCTTGCCGCCCTTCGCACCAGCTAATTAGGACACTATGTCCAAGAATCTGATCAATATCGTGGTTTTCCTGGCCGGACTGGCCGTTGTGGGCTGGATCGGCGCGGGATACGCGGGCACGAACCCGCTGGCGCTGGCCGTGACGCTGCTGATCGGTGTCTGTTACCTGGCCGGCGCGCTCGAGCTGCTGCGCTACCAGCAGGCAACGACCGCTCTCTCGCGCGCCGTGTCGGACCTGAAGGAAGCGCCGGGCAGCCTCGGCGCCTGGCTGGACAAGCTGCCGGCCGGCCTGCGCAACGCGGCGCGCCTGCGCATCGAAGGCGAGCGCGTGGGCCTGCCCGGTCCGTCGCTGGCGCCTTACCTTGTCGGCCTGCTGGTCCTGTTGGGCATGCTGGGCACGTTCCTCGGCATGGTCGTGACGCTGCGCGGCACCGGCCTCGCCCTGGAAAGCTCCACCGATCTGGCCGCGATCCGCGCGTCGCTCGCGGCGCCCGTCAAGGGCCTGGGCTTTGCATTCGGCACCTCGATCGCTGGCGTCGCCGCGTCCGCCATGCTGGGCCTTTTGGCCGCACTGTGCCGCCGCGACCGCGTCCACGCGGCGCAATTGCTGGACACCAAGGCGGCCACCACGCTGCGCGTGTACTCGCAAAGCTATCAGCGCGAAGAATCCTTCAAGCTCCTCCAGCGCCAGGCCGAGGTCATGCAACGCCAGGCCGAAGCCATGCCCGCCATCGTCGGCCAGCTTGAATCCATGATGAAGAGCATGGAGCAGCAGAATCAGGCGCTGAACGAACGCCAGATCGCCAGCCAGACCGCCTTCCAGGGCAAGGCCGAAGCCGCCTATGCCCGCCTCGCGTCCGTGATGGAACAGTCCATGAAGGACAGCGTCGCGCAAAGCGCGCGCTCCGCCGGCGAGGCCCTGCAGCCCGTCGTGCAGGCCACCATGGACAGCCTGTCCCGCGAAACCGCCACGCTGCAGGACACGGTCTCGCAGGCCGTTCGCCAGCAACTGGAAGGCCTGACCGCCGGCCTGCAAGCCGCGACGACCGACGTTGCCGGCATCTGGAGCCAGGCGGTGGCCGGCCAGCAGCGCGCCAGCGAGGCCATGGCCGAAGACCTGCGCGCCTCGCTCGACCGCTTCGCCCAGACGTTCGAACAGCGCTCCGCCAATCTGCTGGACAGCGTGTCGACGCGCCTGGAGGCATCGTCCGGCAATATGTCGCAAGCCTGGACCGACGCGCTGTCGCGCCAGCAGCAAGCCGGCGAAAAGCTGGCGGGCGACAACCTGCAGGCGCTCACCGCCGCAGCCGCCAGCTTCGAACAGCATTCCGCGTCGCTGCTGCGTACCCTGAACGCCTCGCACGCCGCGCTGCAAACCGATCTGGCCTCGCGCGATCAGCAGCGTCTGGCCGCCTGGACCGAAACGCTGGGCGCGATGGGCGCCACGATGCGCCAGGAATGGGAACAGTCCGGCGCGCAGGCTGCCGCCCGCCAGCAGGACATCAACGACGCCTTGGCGCAGACCGTGCGCGACGTCTCCGAACAGGCTGCCGCGCAAGCCGCGCTGCTGGAAGGCGTGTCGGCCCGCATGGAAGCCGCCGCCAACGGCGTGTCGGACCAATGGACCCGCGCCCTCGCCCGCCAGGAAGAATCCAGCGGCAAGCTGGCCGCTGGCAACCAGGCCGCACTGGAAGCCGCCACCGCGGCTTTCGAGCAGCACGCTACGTCGCTGCTGCGCACGCTGGACCAGTCGCACACCGAACTGCAGGCCGCCTTGGCCGCGCGCGACGAAGACCGCCTTGCCGCCTGGAGCAACACGCTGGGCGCCATGACCGCCAAGCTGGGCCAGGAATGGGAACAGGCCGGCGCGAACACCGTGGCCCGCCAGCAGGAAATCAACGACGCGCTCGCCGAGACCGCGCGCGGCAT
The DNA window shown above is from Achromobacter spanius and carries:
- a CDS encoding DUF802 domain-containing protein → MSKNLINIVVFLAGLAVVGWIGAGYAGTNPLALAVTLLIGVCYLAGALELLRYQQATTALSRAVSDLKEAPGSLGAWLDKLPAGLRNAARLRIEGERVGLPGPSLAPYLVGLLVLLGMLGTFLGMVVTLRGTGLALESSTDLAAIRASLAAPVKGLGFAFGTSIAGVAASAMLGLLAALCRRDRVHAAQLLDTKAATTLRVYSQSYQREESFKLLQRQAEVMQRQAEAMPAIVGQLESMMKSMEQQNQALNERQIASQTAFQGKAEAAYARLASVMEQSMKDSVAQSARSAGEALQPVVQATMDSLSRETATLQDTVSQAVRQQLEGLTAGLQAATTDVAGIWSQAVAGQQRASEAMAEDLRASLDRFAQTFEQRSANLLDSVSTRLEASSGNMSQAWTDALSRQQQAGEKLAGDNLQALTAAAASFEQHSASLLRTLNASHAALQTDLASRDQQRLAAWTETLGAMGATMRQEWEQSGAQAAARQQDINDALAQTVRDVSEQAAAQAALLEGVSARMEAAANGVSDQWTRALARQEESSGKLAAGNQAALEAATAAFEQHATSLLRTLDQSHTELQAALAARDEDRLAAWSNTLGAMTAKLGQEWEQAGANTVARQQEINDALAETARGIAGQTDAQARLLQDVSSRLETAAGSVTQAWLHAQTRQEDLGKQLATDNQRALETAAAAFGQHADALLRTLDQSHADLQTALASRDEERLAAWTGSLTAMSAKLGEEWEQAGTQAALRQLEISDALTQTARDISAQTQQQAALLESVSTRLETAAGGVTQAWIDAQARQEATGQQLASDNRQALETASAAFGTQATELLLTLEQSHTALQAALASNDEERLAAWTGKLAAMADALRTEWQQAGAQAAGLQQEICDTLSLTAQDITAQTQAHASETIAEIGRLVQTASEAPRAAAEVIGELRQKLSDSMVRDNDMLQERNRLLETLSTLLDAVNHTAAEQRTAVDALVASSADMLERVGAQFTAQVESETGKLSDVASLVTSSAVEVASLGESFGAAVQAFGESNDKLTAHLQRIEAALDKSIARGDEQLSYYVAQAREVVDLSLMSQKQIIENLQQLATQRATAGAETA